One part of the Arabidopsis thaliana chromosome 1 sequence genome encodes these proteins:
- the ICDH gene encoding isocitrate dehydrogenase, with protein MEFEKIKVINPVVEMDGDEMTRVIWKFIKDKLIFPFLELDIKYFDLGLPNRDFTDDKVTIETAEATLKYNVAIKCATITPDEARVREFGLKKMWRSPNGTIRNILNGTVFREPIICRNIPRLVPGWTKPICIGRHAFGDQYRATDLIVNEPGKLKLVFEPSGSSQKTEFEVFNFTGGGVALAMYNTDESIRAFAESSMYTAYQKKWPLYLSTKNTILKIYDGRFKDIFQEVYEANWRSKYEAAGIWYEHRLIDDMVAYAMKSEGGYVWACKNYDGDVQSDFLAQGYGSLGMMTSVLV; from the exons ATGGAATTCGAGAAGATCAAGGTGATCAATCCCGTTGTTGAAATGGATG GAGACGAAATGACTCGAGTTATCTGGAAATTCATCAAAGACAAG CTTATTTTCCCTTTCCTGGAGCTGGATATCAAATACTTTGATCTTGGACTGCCTAACCGCGATTTCACTGATGATAAGGTTACTATAGAGACTGCTGAAGCTACTTTAAA GTATAATGTGGCTATTAAGTGTGCGACGATTACTCCGG ATGAAGCTCGTGTTAGGGAGTTCGGCTTAAAGAAAATGTGGAGGAGTCCTAATGGAACTATAAGGAACATTTTAAACG GCACAGTTTTCAGGGAACCTATCATTTGCAGAAACATCCCTCGTCTTGTTCCAG GATGGACGAAGCCAATCTGTATTGGAAGGCATGCTTTTGGTGATCAGTATAGAGCCACTGATCTCATTGTCAATGAACCAGGAAAACTGAAACTAGTTTTTG AGCCAAGTGGATCTTCTCAGAAAACAGAATTCGAAGTCTTCAATTTCACCGGTGGAGGTGTTGCTTTAGCCATGTATAACACTGATGAG TCTATTCGTGCATTTGCTGAGTCCTCGATGTACACAGCTTACCAGAAAAAGTGGCCACTTTACCTCTCCACAAAAAACACCATCCTCAAAATATATGATGGAAG ATTCAAGGATATATTCCAAGAAGTTTATGAAGCTAACTGGAGATCCAAGTATGAAGCAGCAGGGATATG GTATGAGCATCGTTTGATAGATGATATGGTTGCATATGCCATGAAAAGTGAAGGGGGTTACGTCTGGGCATGCAAGAATTACGATGGAGATGTACAGAGCGATTTCTTAGCCCAAG GATATGGATCTCTGGGAATGATGACTTCGGTGTTGGTATGA
- a CDS encoding LEM3 (ligand-effect modulator 3) family protein / CDC50 family protein (LEM3 (ligand-effect modulator 3) family protein / CDC50 family protein; INVOLVED IN: biological_process unknown; LOCATED IN: chloroplast, membrane; EXPRESSED IN: 24 plant structures; EXPRESSED DURING: 15 growth stages; CONTAINS InterPro DOMAIN/s: Protein of unknown function DUF284, transmembrane eukaryotic (InterPro:IPR005045); BEST Arabidopsis thaliana protein match is: ALA-interacting subunit 1 (TAIR:AT3G12740.1); Has 852 Blast hits to 849 proteins in 218 species: Archae - 0; Bacteria - 0; Metazoa - 251; Fungi - 222; Plants - 160; Viruses - 0; Other Eukaryotes - 219 (source: NCBI BLink).): protein MSSNTASSSAGAAGSGDSSAARKNSKRPKYSKFTQQELPACKPILTPGWVISTFLIVSVIFIPLGVISLFASQDVVEIVDRYDTECIPAPARTNKVAYIQGDGDKVCNRDLKVTKRMKQPIYVYYQLENFYQNHRRYVKSRSDSQLRSTKYENQISACKPEDDVGGQPIVPCGLIAWSLFNDTYALSRNNVSLAVNKKGIAWKSDKEHKFGNKVFPKNFQKGNITGGATLDPRIPLSEQEDLIVWMRTAALPTFRKLYGKIESDLEMGDTIHVKLNNNYNTYSFNGKKKLVLSTTSWLGGKNDFLGIAYLTVGGICFILALAFTIMYLVKPRRLGDPSYLSWNRNPGGR, encoded by the exons ATGAGTTCCAATACGGCGTCGTCCAGCGCGGGGGCAGCCGGATCGGGAGATTCTTCCGCCGCTAGGAAGAATTCAAAGCGACCCAAGT ATTCGAAGTTCACACAGCAGGAGCTTCCAGCTTGCAAGCCAATTCTAACCCCTGGTTGG GTCATTTCGACATTTTTGATAGTCAGTGTTATCTTTATTCCCCTTGGAGTTATCTCCCTTTTCGCTTCCCAGGAT GTTGTGGAGATCGTTGATCGGTATGATACTGAGTGCATTCCGGCACCTGCTAGGACTAACAAGGTTGCATATATTCAAGGAGATGGAGATAAAGTTTGTAACCGGGATCTTAAA GTGACAAAGCGTATGAAGCAACCTATCTATGTTTATTACCAACTTGAGAATTTCTACCAGAATCACCGAAG GTATGTAAAAAGTCGAAGTGATTCACAGTTGAGAAGTACAAAATACGAGAATCAAATAAGTGCATGCAAGCCTGAGGATGATGTTGGTGGGCAGCCGATTGTGCCGTGTGGTCTAATTGCTTGGAGTCTTTTTAACGACACATACGCGTTATCAAGAAACAATGTAAGCCTAGCTGTGAACAAAAAAGGCATTGCATGGAAGAGTGACAAGGAACACAAGTTTGGGAACAAGGTCTTCCCCAAGAATTTTCAAAAGGGGAATATCACAGGTGGTGCTACTTTAGATCCAAGAATACCG CTTAGTGAACAAGAAGATCTCATTGTGTGGATGAGAACCGCAGCATTGCCAACATTTAGAAAACTTTACGGAAAGATAGAGTCTGACCTCGAGATGGGTGACACCATACACGTTAAGCTGAACAACAACTACAACACGTACAGCTTCaatggaaagaagaagcttgttttgTCAACCACTAGTTGGCTGGGTGGGAAGAACGATTTCCTTGGCATTGCTTACCTGACAGTTGGCGGGATCTGTTTCATTTTGGCCCTCGCATTTACCATCATGTACCTTGTGAAACCCAG GCGTCTTGGAGATCCGTCCTACTTGTCATGGAATAGAAATCCTGGAGGTCGGTAA
- the ICDH gene encoding isocitrate dehydrogenase (isocitrate dehydrogenase (ICDH); FUNCTIONS IN: NAD or NADH binding, isocitrate dehydrogenase (NADP+) activity, magnesium ion binding, oxidoreductase activity, acting on the CH-OH group of donors, NAD or NADP as acceptor; INVOLVED IN: oxidation reduction, isocitrate metabolic process, metabolic process; LOCATED IN: peroxisome, plasma membrane; EXPRESSED IN: 22 plant structures; EXPRESSED DURING: 13 growth stages; CONTAINS InterPro DOMAIN/s: Isocitrate/isopropylmalate dehydrogenase (InterPro:IPR001804), Isocitrate dehydrogenase NADP-dependent, eukaryotic (InterPro:IPR004790), Isocitrate/isopropylmalate dehydrogenase, conserved site (InterPro:IPR019818); BEST Arabidopsis thaliana protein match is: cytosolic NADP+-dependent isocitrate dehydrogenase (TAIR:AT1G65930.1); Has 5270 Blast hits to 5245 proteins in 1162 species: Archae - 45; Bacteria - 1280; Metazoa - 777; Fungi - 225; Plants - 439; Viruses - 0; Other Eukaryotes - 2504 (source: NCBI BLink).), with protein sequence MEFEKIKVINPVVEMDGDEMTRVIWKFIKDKLIFPFLELDIKYFDLGLPNRDFTDDKVTIETAEATLKYNVAIKCATITPDEARVREFGLKKMWRSPNGTIRNILNGTVFREPIICRNIPRLVPGWTKPICIGRHAFGDQYRATDLIVNEPGKLKLVFEPSGSSQKTEFEVFNFTGGGVALAMYNTDESIRAFAESSMYTAYQKKWPLYLSTKNTILKIYDGRFKDIFQEVYEANWRSKYEAAGIWYEHRLIDDMVAYAMKSEGGYVWACKNYDGDVQSDFLAQGYGSLGMMTSVLVCPDGKTIEAEAAHGTVTRHYRVHQKGGETSTNSIASIFAWSRGLAHRAKLDSNAALLSYTEKLEAACMGTVESGKMTKDLALLIHGAKVRRDQYVNTEEFIDAVAWELKRRLLGNNSRL encoded by the exons ATGGAATTCGAGAAGATCAAGGTGATCAATCCCGTTGTTGAAATGGATG GAGACGAAATGACTCGAGTTATCTGGAAATTCATCAAAGACAAG CTTATTTTCCCTTTCCTGGAGCTGGATATCAAATACTTTGATCTTGGACTGCCTAACCGCGATTTCACTGATGATAAGGTTACTATAGAGACTGCTGAAGCTACTTTAAA GTATAATGTGGCTATTAAGTGTGCGACGATTACTCCGG ATGAAGCTCGTGTTAGGGAGTTCGGCTTAAAGAAAATGTGGAGGAGTCCTAATGGAACTATAAGGAACATTTTAAACG GCACAGTTTTCAGGGAACCTATCATTTGCAGAAACATCCCTCGTCTTGTTCCAG GATGGACGAAGCCAATCTGTATTGGAAGGCATGCTTTTGGTGATCAGTATAGAGCCACTGATCTCATTGTCAATGAACCAGGAAAACTGAAACTAGTTTTTG AGCCAAGTGGATCTTCTCAGAAAACAGAATTCGAAGTCTTCAATTTCACCGGTGGAGGTGTTGCTTTAGCCATGTATAACACTGATGAG TCTATTCGTGCATTTGCTGAGTCCTCGATGTACACAGCTTACCAGAAAAAGTGGCCACTTTACCTCTCCACAAAAAACACCATCCTCAAAATATATGATGGAAG ATTCAAGGATATATTCCAAGAAGTTTATGAAGCTAACTGGAGATCCAAGTATGAAGCAGCAGGGATATG GTATGAGCATCGTTTGATAGATGATATGGTTGCATATGCCATGAAAAGTGAAGGGGGTTACGTCTGGGCATGCAAGAATTACGATGGAGATGTACAGAGCGATTTCTTAGCCCAAG GATATGGATCTCTGGGAATGATGACTTCGGTGTTG GTTTGTCCAGATGGAAAGACCATTGAAGCAGAAGCAGCTCATGGCACAGTTACACGCCACTACAGAGTTCACCAGAAAGGTGGTGAAACAAGCACCAACAGCATAGCCTCTATTTTTGCTTGGTCCAGAGGCCTTGCCCACAG GGCAAAGCTGGACAGCAATGCCGCACTCTTGAGCTATACTGAGAAACTAGAAGCAGCTTGCATGGGGACGGTGGAGTCTGGCAAAATGACCAAGGATCTAGCTCTTCTGATCCACGGAGCCAA GGTTAGGAGGGATCAGTATGTGAATACGGAAGAGTTCATTGATGCGGTGGCATGGGAGTTAAAAAGAAGATTGTTAGGCAACAACTCCAGGTTgtga
- the NAC020 gene encoding NAC domain containing protein 20 (NAC domain containing protein 20 (NAC020); FUNCTIONS IN: sequence-specific DNA binding transcription factor activity; INVOLVED IN: multicellular organismal development, regulation of transcription; LOCATED IN: cellular_component unknown; CONTAINS InterPro DOMAIN/s: No apical meristem (NAM) protein (InterPro:IPR003441); BEST Arabidopsis thaliana protein match is: NAC domain containing protein 28 (TAIR:AT1G65910.1); Has 3060 Blast hits to 3052 proteins in 75 species: Archae - 0; Bacteria - 0; Metazoa - 0; Fungi - 0; Plants - 3060; Viruses - 0; Other Eukaryotes - 0 (source: NCBI BLink).): protein MAPMSLPPGFRFHPTDEELVAYYLDRKVNGQAIELEIIPEVDLYKCEPWDLPEKSFLPGNDMEWYFYSTRDKKYPNGSRTNRATRAGYWKATGKDRTVESKKMKMGMKKTLVYYRGRAPHGLRTNWVMHEYRLTHAPSSSLKESYALCRVFKKNIQIPKRKGEEEEAEEESTSVGKEEEEEKEKKWRKCDGNYIEDESLKRASAETSSSELTQGVLLDEANSSSIFALHFSSSLLDDHDHLFSNYSHQLPYHPPLQLQDFPQLSMNEAEIMSIQQDFQCRDSMNGTLDEIFSSSATFPASL, encoded by the exons ATGGCGCCCATGAGTTTGCCTCCAGGATTCAGGTTTCATCCCACTGATGAAGAACTGGTGGCTTACTATCTTGATAGGAAGGTCAACGGCCAAGCCATTGAGCTCGAGATCATCCCAGAAGTTGATCTTTATAAATGCGAGCCATGGGACTTGCCTG AAAAGTCATTTTTGCCGGGAAACGACATGGAATGGTACTTTTACAGCACAAGGGATAAGAAGTATCCAAATGGCTCTAGGACGAACCGTGCGACCCGAGCGGGTTACTGGAAGGCCACGGGGAAAGATCGTACAGTAGaatcaaagaagatgaagatgggAATGAAGAAGACACTGGTTTATTATAGAGGAAGGGCTCCTCATGGCCTTCGTACTAATTGGGTCATGCATGAATATCGTCTCACGCACGCTCCTTCCTCCTCCTTGAAG GAGTCGTATGCATTGTGCCGAGTGTTTAAGAAGAACATACAAATTCCAAAGAGaaaaggggaagaagaagaagcagaagaagagagcacTAGTgtaggaaaagaagaggaagaagaaaaggagaagaagtggAGAAAATGTGATGGTAATTATATTGAAGACGAGAGCTTGAAAAGAGCATCCGCGGAGACATCTTCATCAGAGCTAACTCAAGGGGTCCTTTTAGACGAAGCAAACAGCTCATCCATATTTGCTCTTCatttctcatcttctcttctgGACGATCATGATCATCTTTTCTCAAACTATTCTCATCAGCTTCCATATCATCCTCCTCTTCAACTCCAAGATTTCCCTCAACTTTCTATGAACGAAGCAGAGATTATGTCAATCCAACAAGACTTTCAATGCAGAGACTCTATGAACGGGACACTTGAcgaaatcttctcttcttccgcCACTTTCCCCGCTTCCCTTTGA
- the ABCD2 gene encoding ABC transporter family protein (ABC transporter family protein; FUNCTIONS IN: ATPase activity, coupled to transmembrane movement of substances; INVOLVED IN: transport, transmembrane transport; LOCATED IN: chloroplast; EXPRESSED IN: 23 plant structures; EXPRESSED DURING: 14 growth stages; CONTAINS InterPro DOMAIN/s: ATPase, AAA+ type, core (InterPro:IPR003593), ABC transporter, N-terminal (InterPro:IPR010509), ABC transporter-like (InterPro:IPR003439), ABC transporter, transmembrane domain, type 1 (InterPro:IPR011527), ABC transporter integral membrane type 1 (InterPro:IPR017940), ABC transporter, conserved site (InterPro:IPR017871); BEST Arabidopsis thaliana protein match is: peroxisomal ABC transporter 1 (TAIR:AT4G39850.3); Has 196809 Blast hits to 191927 proteins in 3574 species: Archae - 3050; Bacteria - 158969; Metazoa - 4367; Fungi - 3288; Plants - 2549; Viruses - 3; Other Eukaryotes - 24583 (source: NCBI BLink).), with protein MILMITAPVCPPHLLLRHSSLLRHESSIGNFHRKKNPRFRTVSCSSLLPQPSVRPDKASELKTLWKKFYKVASPYWFSEDKDQARLRLAAVFALTLATTGISVGFNFLGRDFYNSLANKDQEQFTKQLFYYLCAFAGGIPFFVLRDYTKETLSLRWRSWMTKYYLQRYLKDQTFYKIQSQSIIDNPDQRLVDDLSSFTGTALSFSLTLVNATIDLISFSNILFTIYPPLFLVLLLYSFGGTAISVFLGKGLVNLNFLQEKKEADFRYSLVRVRENAESIAFYGGEQNEMQLLLQRFRSAFDNLTELLIASRNLEFFTDGYRYLIQILPVAVVAPMYFSGKIEFGVINQSVSAFNHILGDFSLVVYQFQAISSFSAVIDRLGEFDDLLDNNIFRDPSDTVDEIELTYQSEMNSSLLDTNGSIKSQPNQKRLEIEELTLQTPTNGTTLVHNLSADVYDKDHLLIMGPSGSGKTSLLRAMAGLWRSGKGKITFYLDPEVDFTQEKSDTQENSGKRGDVLFLPQRPYMVLGSLRQQLLYPTWSATVEETTPGGSNIDGSPPLLIREDGNEKPTTDDLMRTLEKVCLGHIADRFGGLDSIHEWSSVLSLGEQQRLAFARLLLSQPKLALLDESTSALDEANEAFLYQQIQSAGITYISIGHRRTLTKFHNKILQISTADPKSNERNWRIEDVDAQDSLYGRLNQKEVPSES; from the exons atgattttgatgataacAGCTCCCGTTTGTCCTCCTCACCTTCTCCTACGCCATTCTTCTTTGCTTCGCCATGAATCATCGATCGGAAACTTTCATCGGAAGAAAAATCCACGTTTCAGAACCGTatcatgttcttctttgtTGCCGCAACCGTCGGTTCGTCCGGATAAGGCATCGGAGTTGAAGACTCTGTGGAAGAAATTCTACAAAGTCGCGTCGCCTTATTGGTTTTCCGAGGACAAAGACCAAGCCAGGCTTCGTCTCGCCGCCGTCTTCGCCCTTACTCTCGCCACCACCGGCATTAGCGTCGGCTTCAATTTCCTCGGCCGTGATTTCTACAATTCTCTCGCCA ACAAAGACCAAGAGCAATTCACCAAGCAGTTGTTCTATTACCTCTGTGCTTTCGCCGGCGGCATTCCG TTCTTTGTGCTACGAGATTATACAAAAGAGACTTTATCACTGAGATGGAGATCATGGATGACCAAATATTACCTGCAGCGCTATCTCAAAGATCAAACCTTTTACAAGATCCAGTCTCAGTCTATCATCGACAATCCTGATCAGCGCCTTGTTGACGATTTGAGTTCCTTCACTGGAACTGCcttgtctttctctttgacGCTTGTTAATGCCACCATTGATCTCATCTCTTTTAGCAACATCCTCTTCACCATTTATCCTCCTCTCTTTCTCGTTCTCTTGCTCTACTCCTTTGGCGGTACAGCCATCAGTGTCTTTCTTGGCAAG GGACTAGTGAATCTCAACTTTCtacaagagaagaaagaggcTGACTTTCGTTACAGCCTTGTACGAGTGAGGGAAAATGCTGAATCTATTGCTTTCTATGGAGGCGAACAGAATGAAATGCAGCTTCTGCTTCAGCGTTTCAGAAGCGCTTTTGATAATTTAACT GAATTGCTGATAGCATCTAGAAACCTAGAATTCTTCACCGATGGATATCGCTACCTCATTCAGATTCTTCCAGTTGCTGTTGTTGCCCCAATGTATTTCTCCGGGAAGATTGAGTTTGGTGTCATTAACCAGTCAGTGTCTGCATTCAATCATATCCTAGGAGACTTCTCGCTCGTTGTCTATCAGTTTCAAGCTATCAGCTCTTTTTCTGCTGTCATTGATCGACTAG GTGAATTTGATGATCTTTTGGATAACAACATCTTCAGAGATCCATCTGACACTGTGGACGAGATTGAGCTGACATATCAGAGTGAGATGAACTCTTCACTGCTGGACACCAATGGTTCAATCAAGTCCCAACCGAACCAAAAGCGTCTGGAGATCGAGGAGCTTACTCTTCAGACACCAACAAACGGAACCACATTGGTTCACAACTTATCTGCAGATGTATATGACAAGGATCACCTACTG ATAATGGGTCCTAGTGGGAGTGGAAAAACTTCGCTGCTAAGAGCAATGGCTGGTCTTTGGAGGTCAGGGAAAGGAAAAATCACGTTCTACCTCGATCCTGAGGTAGATTTTACACAGGAGAAATCTGATACTCAGGAAAATTCAGGGAAAAGAGGAGACGTATTGTTCCTTCCACAAAGGCCTTATATGGTTCTGGGATCTTTGCGTCAGCAATTGCTTTATCCTACCTGGAGTGCAACTGTGGAGGAGACGACACCTGGTGGCAGTAATATTGACG GTTCACCACCTCTGCTGATTAGAGAGGACGGAAATGAAAAGCCGACAACAGATGATCTGATGCGGACTCTAGAGAAGGTTTGTCTTGGACATATAGCGGATCGCTTTGGTGGTCTTGATTCGATACACGAGTGGTCCAGTGTTCTCTCACTTGGTGAGCAGCAGCGCCTTGCCTTTGCACGGTTATTGCTGTCTCAGCCAAAGCTGGCGCTCCTGGATGAATCCACCAGTGCGTTGGATGAAGCTAATGAG GCGTTCCTGTACCAGCAAATCCAGTCGGCTGGCATTACATATATAAGCATTGGCCACCGCCGGACTTTAACGAAATTCCATAACAAGATCTTACAAATCTCAACGGCAGACCCGAAGAGCAATGAACGTAACTGGCGAATAGAGGACGTGGATGCCCAAGATTCTTTGTACGGTAGATTGAATCAAAAGGAGGTGCCAAGTGAAAGCTGA